A single window of Arvicanthis niloticus isolate mArvNil1 chromosome X, mArvNil1.pat.X, whole genome shotgun sequence DNA harbors:
- the LOC117694470 gene encoding large ribosomal subunit protein eL42-like, translated as MLNVPKTHWRVCKKCGKHQPHKVTQYKKGKDSLYAQGKRRYDRKQSGYGGQTMPIFHKKAKTTKIMLRLEYVESNCRSKRMLASKRCKNFELGGNKKRGQVIQF; from the coding sequence ATGTTGAACGTTCCCAAGACCCACTGGAGAGTCTGCAAGAAATGTGGGAAGCACCAACCCCACAAGGTGACCCAGTATAAGAAGGGCAAGGATTCTTTGTATGCCCAGGGAAAGCGGCGTTATGACAGGAAACAGAGTGGCTATGGTGGGCAGACTATGCCTATTTTCCACAAAAAGGCTAAAACTACAAAGATTATGCTAAGACTGGAGTATGTTGAGTCAAACTGCAGATCTAAGAGGATGCTGGCTAGTAAAAGATGCAAGAATTTTGAACTGGGAGGCAACAAGAAGAGAGGCCAAGTGATCCAGTTCTAA